Genomic window (Magnolia sinica isolate HGM2019 chromosome 10, MsV1, whole genome shotgun sequence):
GCACAGGAGTTTGACACTTGAAGATGGGCTTTCTTGAATCAGCATTCCTGTGTTCGATAATTCTGTAAACATGTTTCTATGGATCTTGGTTTCTTGAATTAGGACATGTCATTGGCCCCTTCTAAgagcctgtttggtagacacctaaaaatgagattttctcattttagataactgtaattatgtattagagatcatgattgttggttGTCAAAAAAAATATGATTCCTAATGCATAATCacagttaactaaaatgagatgaaccaaTCTTTAGGTGTCTGCCAAACCGGCCATAATTCTTTTTTAGGTCTTCAGTTGGTGATTCTGTTGACATCAAGTAATGTCCTTTATATTTCAGCTTCGATGTTTAGGAATATATATTTCCAGGCTCCTGTTCTGCATCATTGAAGTGTGGCACGTACCAAATGACAACATCTCTTGCAGTGATACTTGGAGGCGCTGCAGGAGCTGTTGGATTGGTGGCACTACTTTTATTCCTATGGTTCTGCCCACTACATAAGAGGAGTGTTTCAAGAACTTCTGAGACAGGTTCTTCAGATCCATCTCTTCAAGGTACATAGCCTTACTTTTGGGATGTGTTTGGGTGCACTACTGAATTCGATTGGGATAGCAGTTCAATTAATTGGAAATGGCCAAATTGCATTTACCTTCCGTAGTATTCATTTTGCAGTTAAATCCCTTCCaattccaacttgaaagtaactcCTGCAATTTGAATACTATTACTACAAAGGTACTTATAATTTGGTAATTTCCACTAGattgaactaattattgcaattcaattattTGATGTATCCAAACGGCAACTTAAGAGTATGTGAGAGTCATGTGGATTTCAGTCTGAAGAAAGTAATCATGTGGTTTTCTTGATAATTTGCAGCAGGACAAGCCATTGAATTGTCTCTTCTGAGAGGTGGCCCTCACCCATCCGACTCGCGAGAGGCAAGGCGTTTTATGTTGGACGAGTTAAACCTGGCTACAAAGAATTTCAACAATATCAATCTGATCAGGCAAGGAAAATTTTGGAGAAGTGTACAAGGGTTTTCTTAATGATGGGATGATTGTGGCCATCAAAAAGCAGCCTGGTGCACCTAATCAGGAACTTATCGAAGAGGTAATCGCATCTTTATCCACATGAGATTATGAAATAGAGCTCATGCTACTTAGTTATGGATGCACTGAATTGAGTCGGTAGAGCCTGTCTTTTAACACCCAGATCAGACCAGTTTGGACTGGAACCAACCACCCAAATGGGCCAGGTCAGTCGAAACATAGCTTACTAGGTGCGTAACTGTTTTCTTAATATAAAAAACACCGATCAAGGGCCGAACTCATAAcctccacccaaaaaaaaaaaagctttcaaTATGTATAACCAAGGAAATAAAAGACAAGCAAATTTAAATgctcaaaataacaaaaaataaaacaattttatATACTTCTAAAAGAGTTATTGTAAGAGGCCAAGTTCCCTATATGTTTCGACCAGGGAAATTCCCTATTTGCAACAAGTTTGTACACATGGAGcccatggttggtttatccaagccattgacctGATGGCCCATCATGGATAGACCATACCCGAAAAATCCCCTCAACTGGTCAACTCTAACCTTCCCACTGTTGGCATGCAAATATGTGGTTAAAAGGAATGCAGAAATAAGCCACATTCAGAGTAGGAAAGACCAAAGAttcgatggctaggatcttccaatttgggataTTAGGGGAAATGGTCCATCCAtatggggccatcagatcaattgCTTGGATCGACCAACATGGACCCTACATCTACAAACTAGATGCACAACAGAGAAGTTTTGAACAGGGAGCTCAGGCTCTTATTGTAAAACATATAATATAGACTGTGTTATAGCATACGAGTCTATGCATAACATGTTTTGGACTGATTACGCAGTCTGTTTTATAGAAATCTCTGTTTTACAAAATAGCATACAACCATATGCACATGTGTAATGAtatgcatcaatatctgcattttCTGGTTTTTCTTATCGTTTAAACGTTATATAATGaagttttaattttctattaggtACGCTACTTGTCATCAATCAGGCATCAAAATATTGTGATTCTTTTGGGATATTGCCAGGAAAACAACCAGCAAATGCTTGTTTATGAGTACATAGCTAATGGCAGTGTTTCCAGTCACTTACATGGTAATTGTGTTGTTGTTACTTCCAATATGAATTGGTCACATAGatctatgggtttttttttttttttctctaggtGCAGCTCAGATCTCCAATGAACTGCTAGAATTCAAGAATAGGCTTTCAGTAGCTCTGGGATCAGCTAAAGGTGATCATTTGCAAAATCAGGGAGCATTGGTCGCTTTCCTGGTATTGGATTTCTCTTGGTAAAATAAAATACATGATGGTCTAGAGCTCTCCTAAGCCCATATATACCTCTCCACAGGCACTTCTAAATGTGGATATCCAATGCATGCATTAGGTGGTCTACCGTGTATAGGACCTAGCCCAAATATCAGAcaatcaactcatcaggtgggccacacatgtatgaaacAATGGAAGGTTGTAAATAGAACTGCCAACTGCCCTCATTCAGCatccatgttgtggcccactcgatgcaTAATTCAGATGTCCACCAAATTTTGGCACATGTGGCCACACATAGGTCACAGTTCTAAAGCTCAGTGATTTGATTCAGAATcaggctgagtcaactcaactcgacgaGCTTTCAAGTCAATTCACTGAGAACTAGCTGGTGAATGTGGCTTGGTCCTGAATCAACCCATTGGGTCTGATTGTGGACTCAGTCGACTCGACATGACTCATGGTGACTTAAGCTGAGTCACAAACTTGGTCAACtgtcattttttttcttgtacGGTTGGAAATTTCTCAGATAGACAATTTCCAACTGTACAACCCAATTTTGGCCCATTTACCTTTTTAAGTCCATTTCTTTTTATCTCCCCAGAATACTCCCCAGCTATACGGACatcttgccaaaggtcgaaaatgcgcCTGCATTTTTTGTAAGTACGGTCGAAGCAGTTAAGCATGATAATACCCTGCTCTTTAAAGTAGtcgtatggctacggattataaccatagctatagataacataatccatagccatagcccAAAATAAACCTGTATCGGGGTGAGCTCATCGAACTGGCGATCCCCCGCTAGTTGCTGGCCTATCTGGCAGGGCCACGCCGATCCGGCTGCcctctatagctatggattataatcATAGCCATAAGTACCATAGGCCGGTGTGGCTGCCTCCCCCcactcctttatatatatatatatatatatatatatatatatatatatatatatatatatatatatatatatatatatatatatatatttgtttgtttttgttttgttttttttttccacacacacactcacCCCCCCACactcgtccatttattttgatggctcattttaaggcatgcttcaaaaaatgaagtagatccaaaccttaggtggaccacgccacatgaaatGGTTGTGATTGAATAACCACAATTAAAAACATATATCTTATGGGTCAttggaatttttatttaaaattcatCCTGTCGATAAAGTCAaaaagaaattgagtggggcaaacatgaaattgagtgggggaaaccgGAAATTGAGAGGGCCATACTagaaattgaatggggcaaatatgaaataaCCTTGCTCTTCAAAACACATGCCTTTCTCACCCCATTTCAAAGAAAAGCACTCATAAGCACGattttcttcctattttccttACTAAAATCTTCGTTTATTATCTacatattatcattctacatttgccatttttcatATTGGCTAAGGTTACATGAAATCCTCCAAACTGGTTGCAGCTGCAATCTTTGATGCTAGGCTCGCtctatttaatgtttgcccagttGAATTTCATGCTAAGCTCACtctatttaatgtttgcccagctcaatttcatgctaggctcgctatattttcagtttgccccactgaatttcatgtttgccctgctcaattttctgtttgtctcgttgaatttcatgtttgccccgctcaattttcagtttgcccccctcaatttcatgtttgccttgcttaatttctagtttgccccacttaatttcatgtttgccctgctcactttcacgtttgcctcgctcaatttcatgttggccccactcaattttatgtttgccccgctcaatttcatgctcgAAATAATGAAGTGTTTGGTGAAAACATTAAATGCAACATACAAAGGGTTTTTATAATATCGAGAGATCGTTCAATATTATCGAGCATTGCTCGATATATCGAGATTTGAACATCGATATTATCGGGACATGCTCAATATATCGAGAAATTATTG
Coding sequences:
- the LOC131217528 gene encoding probable serine/threonine-protein kinase PBL23, producing the protein MIVAIKKQPGAPNQELIEEVRYLSSIRHQNIVILLGYCQENNQQMLVYEYIANGSVSSHLHGAAQISNELLEFKNRLSVALGSAKGDHLQNQGALVAFLVLDFSW